One stretch of Bacillus spongiae DNA includes these proteins:
- a CDS encoding heptaprenyl diphosphate synthase component 1, translating to MPISTSIQSIKNYIEEQLTHPFLKRNLGTPNINEDKLKILMIPFNGNVELKEMKYIATTMLVEIALNTHDQVSVEEEASQVNRQLTVLAGDYFSGLYYQILANMDNLALIQALASGIKIINENKIRLNQQKVLSTYDAFTCVKNIETAHIQAFFAHFNEDKHIERVTDYLLAKRLEKETNLFMKTNQSSLYYHVNGQYFPDKVNNLDSLTINEKQQLVSEVKGKINAIKETTNLHFSGQAVHNSFVKEAFSLATQASAMTNLYAEEG from the coding sequence ATGCCGATATCTACTAGTATACAATCCATTAAAAACTATATTGAAGAACAACTTACGCATCCGTTCTTAAAAAGAAATTTAGGAACACCGAATATTAATGAAGATAAGTTGAAAATATTGATGATACCTTTTAATGGGAATGTTGAATTGAAGGAAATGAAATACATCGCTACAACGATGCTGGTTGAGATTGCTTTGAATACCCATGATCAAGTCTCAGTAGAAGAAGAAGCTTCCCAAGTCAATCGTCAACTAACCGTTTTAGCTGGGGATTACTTTAGTGGATTATATTATCAAATACTCGCTAATATGGATAACCTTGCACTCATCCAAGCTCTTGCCTCTGGGATTAAAATTATAAATGAAAACAAAATCCGGTTGAATCAACAAAAAGTATTGAGCACTTATGATGCGTTTACTTGTGTGAAGAATATAGAAACAGCCCATATTCAAGCATTTTTCGCCCATTTCAATGAGGATAAACATATAGAGAGGGTTACGGATTATCTTTTAGCGAAGCGGTTGGAGAAGGAAACAAACCTATTTATGAAAACAAACCAGTCTTCTTTGTACTATCATGTTAACGGTCAATATTTTCCAGATAAGGTAAACAATCTTGATTCCCTCACTATTAATGAAAAGCAACAGCTTGTCTCTGAAGTAAAGGGTAAAATAAACGCAATAAAAGAAACGACGAATTTGCATTTTAGTGGTCAAGCAGTTCATAATTCTTTCGTGAAAGAAGCGTTCTCTTTAGCCACACAGGCATCAGCTATGACGAATTTGTATGCAGAGGAAGGGTAA
- the folE gene encoding GTP cyclohydrolase I FolE: MAEVNRTQIEEAVRLILEAVGEDPNREGLLDTPKRVAKMYEEVFQGLNQDPREYFETIFSEDHEEVVLVKDIPFYSMCEHHLVPFFGHAHVAYIPRNGKVTGLSKLARAVEAVAKRPQLQERITSTVAESIMEKLEPHGVMVVVEAEHMCMTMRGVKKPGAKTVTTAVRGSFKEDAQARSEILSFIKN, encoded by the coding sequence ATGGCAGAAGTAAATCGTACGCAAATTGAAGAAGCGGTGCGTTTAATTTTAGAAGCAGTTGGCGAAGACCCGAATCGAGAGGGTCTATTAGATACCCCTAAGCGAGTGGCAAAAATGTATGAAGAAGTTTTTCAAGGACTAAATCAAGATCCACGTGAATATTTTGAAACCATTTTTTCAGAAGATCATGAAGAGGTAGTTTTGGTAAAGGATATTCCGTTTTATTCTATGTGCGAACATCACTTAGTCCCATTTTTTGGACATGCTCATGTGGCCTACATACCTCGAAATGGAAAAGTAACTGGATTGAGTAAGTTGGCTAGAGCAGTTGAAGCGGTTGCCAAAAGACCTCAACTACAAGAAAGAATCACTTCAACTGTTGCAGAGTCTATAATGGAAAAGCTAGAACCTCATGGTGTCATGGTCGTTGTTGAGGCGGAGCATATGTGTATGACAATGCGTGGAGTGAAAAAACCAGGCGCTAAGACTGTTACAACAGCGGTTAGAGGTAGCTTTAAAGAGGACGCGCAAGCACGTTCAGAAATTTTATCGTTCATTAAGAATTAA
- a CDS encoding HU family DNA-binding protein, translated as MNKTDLINAVAEATELSKKDATKAVDAVFESIQNTLANGDKVQLIGFGNFEVRERAARKGRNPQTGEEIEIAASKVPAFKPGKALKDAVK; from the coding sequence ATGAACAAGACAGATTTAATTAATGCAGTAGCTGAAGCAACTGAGCTATCTAAGAAAGATGCAACGAAAGCAGTTGATGCCGTGTTTGAATCTATTCAAAACACACTAGCAAACGGTGATAAAGTACAACTTATCGGTTTCGGTAACTTCGAAGTACGTGAGCGTGCAGCACGTAAAGGACGTAATCCACAAACAGGTGAGGAAATCGAAATTGCAGCAAGTAAAGTACCTGCATTCAAACCAGGTAAGGCACTGAAAGATGCTGTAAAATAA